The nucleotide sequence CCGAGAAGCCCGGCCACCGAACAGGCGTGCTGGCCGCCAGCGCCACCGAAAGCCACCAACGCGAAATCCGCCGGATCACTACCCAGCCGCACCGAGATGCGACGAATCGCCTCGGCCATGCGCTCATCGGCGATGGCGAGCAGGCCGAGCAACAGGTCATCCTCGGAAGGGGTCGACCCGAGGCCTGCGGCGACCTCCGACAGCAGACGATCGCAGGCCTGACGGGCGGCCGCCGGATCGACCGGAATTCCGAAGCGATCCGGATCGAGTCGGCCGAGCAGCAGGTTGACGTCAGTCACCGTCAGCGGACCGCCGGCGCCGTAGCAGGCCGGCCCCGGCCGGGCGCCGGCGCTTTCCGGCCCCACCACCAAGGCGACGCCATCGAAGCGACAGATCGAGCCACCGCCGGCGGCCACCGTCTCGATGGCCAGCGCCGGCGCCGCCAGCCGAGCCTCGCCGACACGCTGCTCGAAGCGGTACTCGAGCTCGCCATCGCAGCGCGCCACGTCGGTGCTGGTGCCCCCCATGTCGAAGGAGATGATGCGCTCGAAGCCTGCCAGGCGACCGGACCGCAGGGCGCCGACGACGCCCCCCGCCGGTCCCGACAGCAGGCTGTCCTTGGGGCGGTAGTCACGACGCGGCACCAGGCCGCCGGCGCTGGTCATGACCTCGAGTCGGCTGGCGGCCCCGAGGGCCTGCGCCACGCGGTCGAGGTAATCATCGATCACCGGCGCCAGGTAGGCGTCGACCACCGCCGTCTCGGCGCGCCTCAGCCAGCCGATGCGGGGCGTCAGATCCGCCGAGGCAGAAACGTGGCGCAGCCCTGCCTTGCGCAACAGCTCGGCAACGCGATCCTCGCCGTCTGGAAAGCGATCGCTGTGCAGCAGCGCCACCGCCGCCGATTCGAAGCCGGCGGCGATCAAGACGGCGACGTCCCGCCGCACCTGCTCCTCGTCGAGGGGTACCAGAATCTCGCCGGCGGCCGAGCAGCGCGCCGACACCGCCACCGCGGTCTCGTAGAGGGGCTCCGCCTTGCGCACCTCGAGGGCGAAGAGCTCCGGCCGTTGCTGGTCGCCGATGGTGAGCAGATCGGTGAAGCCGACGGTGACGAAGAATGCAGTGCGCGCCCCCCGACGCTCGAGCAAGGCGTTAGTGCCGCGGGTCGTCGCCAGGCGCAGGTTCATCGCCGGCAGGGGCTCGTCGCGAGGCGTACCGGTCACCCAGCGCGCGGCGAGCAGCGGCGCTTCCTCGTCACTGCTCAGCTCGACGGCCGACGCCGCGCCGATCAGGTCACCGGGCGGCGCAGGGAGGTCGCCGTCGAGGTCGAGCCAACCGCTGGCGGCGGCGTGACGGCGCACCCTCGCGCCGCCCTCGGCCCCCAGCCAGCGCAGCTCGAAGCCGCGTAGGAAATCGTCCGGCAGGGTCCGGGAGAAGGGCGCCAGGCGAACCCGGCGCGCTCCCTCGGCGGCTACGACGGTGGCACGCAGGGCGCTCGAGCTGAGCACCTTGGCGCGCCACCGCTCACCCTGCGGCGATTCCGCCAGGCAGTCCGTGAAGGTCCCGCCGGTGTCGATCCAGAGACGCCACAGCCGCGGCGTCCCCTCCTCAGGCACAGGCCATCAACGCCCCTTGAAGGCCACTCGGTAGAGCACCGCAGCGGCGAGGCCGCCGATCGCTGGACCGACCAGGTAGACCCAGAAGTCGGCGAAGTTGCCGGTCGCCAGCGCCGGACCGAGGGTGCGCGCCGGATTGAGGCTGGCACCGGTCAACGGTCCGCCCATCAGGATGCAGAAGGTCAGCGTCAGGCCGATGGCGATGCCGGCCTGGTTGCCCGCCTTGCCGCTGATGCCGGCGTTGAAAACGGCGTTGACCAGGAAAAAGGTGAGCAGCGCCTCGATCACCACGCCCATCACCGGCGTCACCTGGATGGTGGCATCGCCGACCTCCAGGGACTGCGCCAAGGTGGTGGCGCCGAGACCGGTCTCGGTGCCACCCAGGCAGTAGGCGAGGGTGAAGCCGGCGACGGCGCCGCCGGCGAGCTGGACCACGATATAGCTGATCGCCTTGCCGGCATCGATCGCGCCACCGGCCCACAGACCGAGGGTGACGGCGGGGTTGATGTGGGTGCCGGATAGATGGCCATAGGCATAGGCGAAGCCCAGCACCACCAGACCGTGGGCCAGGGCCACGCCCACCAGCCCGCCGATGCCGAGGGCGCCGGCGCCGGCGCCGATGAAGACCAGGGCGAAGGTGCCCACGAACTCTGCGACCAATGCCGTCGAAAGACTTGGTTTCATGCGCAGTCTCCTCTAGCGGACCGGTGGCGACGAGACCAGCGCGGTCCGCGAAATCGATCAATCGAAGGATGCGCTGATTATAGCGACGCCGGGGCCTCCGGCGGCGGCCCGACGACCTGATTGCGGCCCGACCCCTTGGCTTCGTAGAGGCGCTCGTCGGCAAGGGCCAGGACCTGACGCAAGGACGATCCCTCGCGCGGAAAGCAGGCCGCCCCGACGCTGACCGTCATCGGAGCCGAGCGACCACCCCAGAGCGGCACCGGCGACTCGGCGACGGTGCGGCGGATGGCCTCCATGCGCTCGATGGCGCGGGCCGGCGCGAGGCCGACGACGATCACCGAGAATTCCTCACCGCCGTAGCGGGCGACGACGTCCGAGGAGCGGAAGGAAGCTCGCAGCACCGAGCCGATGACGCGCAAGGCCTCGTCGCCGGCGCTGTGGCCATAGGTGTCGTTGAAGCTCTTGAAGTGATCGATGTCGATCATCGCGCAGAGGGCCGATTCGCGACGGTGCTCGATGCGCGCCGCGTCCTCTTCGAGGCGCTCGTCGAAATAGCGCCGACTCATCACGCCGGTGAGGAGATCGCGAGAAGACAGACTGCGCAGCTCTCGACCGCGCACTACCAGGGTGGCCGCCAGCAGAGTCGCCGCCAGCAGCAAGACCACCCGCGCCGCCTCGTC is from Acidobacteriota bacterium and encodes:
- a CDS encoding hydantoinase/oxoprolinase family protein, which codes for MPEEGTPRLWRLWIDTGGTFTDCLAESPQGERWRAKVLSSSALRATVVAAEGARRVRLAPFSRTLPDDFLRGFELRWLGAEGGARVRRHAAASGWLDLDGDLPAPPGDLIGAASAVELSSDEEAPLLAARWVTGTPRDEPLPAMNLRLATTRGTNALLERRGARTAFFVTVGFTDLLTIGDQQRPELFALEVRKAEPLYETAVAVSARCSAAGEILVPLDEEQVRRDVAVLIAAGFESAAVALLHSDRFPDGEDRVAELLRKAGLRHVSASADLTPRIGWLRRAETAVVDAYLAPVIDDYLDRVAQALGAASRLEVMTSAGGLVPRRDYRPKDSLLSGPAGGVVGALRSGRLAGFERIISFDMGGTSTDVARCDGELEYRFEQRVGEARLAAPALAIETVAAGGGSICRFDGVALVVGPESAGARPGPACYGAGGPLTVTDVNLLLGRLDPDRFGIPVDPAAARQACDRLLSEVAAGLGSTPSEDDLLLGLLAIADERMAEAIRRISVRLGSDPADFALVAFGGAGGQHACSVAGLLGISRVVMPRDAGLLSALGLEAARIERFASRQLLARLDECGANLPAFFDELTAEARQAVVAASSAAAEGALEAGDVEIRQRVATLRFAGQESTLAVPFAGTGELLANAFLAAYRGRYGYHPENRPLEVVELRVIASQPPATGRGPGQRQVAIADGNPVGRRSALFGEAGAGRWLESPVWERRALAGEHVISGPALVVEEHSTTVVAVGWSCRADASGALILSREEG
- a CDS encoding GGDEF domain-containing protein gives rise to the protein MGLVLGQLWVKPDPAFRHAGASGELLVAQVRAVLGLFVLIIPAMGLVLDPQRPSVQAGFLLVGVLFVQTLIVYRVLRRYGQLPWLGFASSLLDVTLVSAALLASALFGQGPAGPGREVVFLIYFLAIFATTLRFDVRVCVVTGFAAALQYVVVEHWVQGLVPEAPTALNAWVDEAARVVLLLAATLLAATLVVRGRELRSLSSRDLLTGVMSRRYFDERLEEDAARIEHRRESALCAMIDIDHFKSFNDTYGHSAGDEALRVIGSVLRASFRSSDVVARYGGEEFSVIVVGLAPARAIERMEAIRRTVAESPVPLWGGRSAPMTVSVGAACFPREGSSLRQVLALADERLYEAKGSGRNQVVGPPPEAPASL
- a CDS encoding aquaporin: MKPSLSTALVAEFVGTFALVFIGAGAGALGIGGLVGVALAHGLVVLGFAYAYGHLSGTHINPAVTLGLWAGGAIDAGKAISYIVVQLAGGAVAGFTLAYCLGGTETGLGATTLAQSLEVGDATIQVTPVMGVVIEALLTFFLVNAVFNAGISGKAGNQAGIAIGLTLTFCILMGGPLTGASLNPARTLGPALATGNFADFWVYLVGPAIGGLAAAVLYRVAFKGR